Proteins encoded by one window of Chiroxiphia lanceolata isolate bChiLan1 chromosome 26, bChiLan1.pri, whole genome shotgun sequence:
- the PHB gene encoding prohibitin, whose product MAAKVFESIGKLGLGLAVAGGVVNSALYNVDAGHRAVIFDRFRGVQDVVVGEGTHFLIPWVQKPIIFDCRSRPRNIPVITGSKDLQNVNITLRILFRPVTAQLPRIFTSIGEDYDERVLPSITTEILKSVVARFDAGELITQRELVSRQVSEDLTERAATFGLILDDVSLTHLTFGKEFTEAVEMKQVAQQEAERARFIVEKAEQQKKAAVISAEGDSKAAELIANSLATAGDGLIELRKLEAAEDIAYQLSRSRNITYLPSGQSVLLQLPQ is encoded by the exons ATGGCCGCGAAGGTGTTTGAGAGCATCGGGAAGCTCGGCCTGGGCTTGGCTGTTGCAGGTGGAGTCGTGAATTCTGCTCTGTACAACG TGGATGCAGGACACAGGGCCGTGATCTTCGACCGGTTCCGAGGGGTGCAGGACGTGGTGGTGGGGGAAGGGACCCACTTCCTGATCCCCTGGGTGCAGAAGCCCATCATCTTCGACTGCCGCTCCCGCCCCCGCAACATCCCCGTCATCACCGGCAGCAAAG ACCTGCAGAACGTGAACATCACGCTGCGGATCCTGTTCCGGCCCGTGACGGCGCAGCTGCCGCGCATCTTCACCAGCATCGGCGAGGACTACGACGAGCGGGTCCTGCCCTCCATCACCACTGAGATCCTCAAGTCTGTCGTG GCTCGCTTTGATGCTGGAGAGCTGATCACTCAGAGGGAGCTGGTCTCCAGGCAGGTGAGCGAGGACCTCACGGAGAGAGCGGCGACCTTCGGGCTCATCCTGGACGACGTGTCCTTG ACCCATCTGACCTTTGGCAAGGAGTTCACAGAGGCGGTGGAAATGAAGCAGGTGGcccagcaggaagcagagagagCCAGATTCATTGTGGAAAAG GCCGAGCAGCAGAAGAAGGCAGCTGTGATCTCTGCTGAGGGGGACTCCAAGGCAGCAGAGCTCATTGCCAACTCCCTGGCCACGGCCGGGGACGGGCTGATCGAGCTGCGCAAGCTGGAGGCGGCCGAGGACATCGCGTACCAGCTCTCGCGCTCCCGCAACATCACCTACCTGCCCTCCGGACAGTCcgtgctcctgcagctgcctcagTGA